The DNA window TGCGGACTGACTGGCAACGCGTCGAGCATTTTGCGGTGGTAGCGATCGCTTCCAGGCATTCAGATCCTCGCCGTAAGCGAACTCATTGGTGTTAAATCGCATAAGCGATGGTACGGAGCGCACTCCACCCACAGGAAGGCTTCCCAGGCCAGCGGTCCGATTGGTTACCTTCCGCTCGGCGACCAGAGGCGATTCCTGCTCCCGGTCGTCACGTACGTGAAAGAAGATGTCCGCATcatcctgctgctgttccGCGGGACTGTGGCTGCTGTACGGCCGCTGTGGCTGTTGGTCCACCTGCTGCTCCATCAGCGGATTGGCTGCCACCTGTGGAAAGGTGGCTGGCAGCGGGGCCAGGACGTCGCTGGCCGGAAAGCGGGCGGGTGCAAAGATCTGGATGGCCCGCTTGGAGCCAACGAGCGCATCGATTTTCGCCTGGGCGCGCTTCACACGATTGTTTATGTCCTCAACCTTTGAACCATTTCTCGCCAAGCGGGCATCGATTCGCTCGAAAATCGAGTTTATGGTTTTGTGTAGACAGTCCAGGGACTGGGCTGCTTGGATTATGGTGTCCTCGTGGTGCAGGTCGGTGGCGATAATAGCCACCTGGTATGGGCTGTGCAGGTAAGGTGACTCCTCCATTTTTTTATCGCCaataattacatatttattgcaattCTGCTGCTGTTACTGCTGCGATAGTGTGACCAACAATAGGAGCTACTCTAAATGAAAAAAAGGAGAGTCAAGTGATTTGcttcaaaataataatagcaagagtttcatttaatattaagctaaaaattaattcaaaaatccaaatacatatatatatatatttttttaagaaataaataGAATGTAAAAACCAACCAGAAGAAAAGCGTCCATTTTAAGTCCATTTTTAAGAGTTCAGAATCTGGTAACACTGCAGGAAACGACACggcagcaaaataaatatcagttCACTTTATTGAAAATTCTTGATTAAATACTCAAAAATACACAATGGACAAGGTTGTTAAATTCGCGGAACCCGGACGCGCCTTCGCCAAGGACTCGATCCGCCTGGTAAAGCGCTGCACGAAGCCCGACCGCAAGGAGTTCCAGAAAATTGCCATCGCCACCGCAGTGGGCTTCGCCATCATGGGCTTCATCGGCTTTTTCGTCAAACTGATCCACATTCCCATCAACAACATCATCGTGGGATCCTAGAGAGCGGCAGGTGGCCCTGGGAATGGAAAGAGATTACATGTAATTAACGATTCCACGCGGATCTTTAGCGAAATAAAAAGCACCCTCTTCGGATTATACACACACAATATGCACATATCTTTGTCTTGGGGTTAAGATAAGAAGGTCTGGTTATAGTTTGGGTGTTAGGAAGGTTTTGGAAAACCGTGTGAGGTTAGTGTCTACATTGGTTTTGTGCTCAGGAGTTTGTAAATACATTTCCGAGCACAGCTGagcttaaatttaattgtacCAGGTTAAATATTAAATCTATGCTTAGCTTAGTGTCATAAAAACATTGTTAACATTTAGTGTttttaacataaatatttaatcattttatattttgcgTTTTGCAGTAGGACAATTTTATGTGTTAAAGCGGAATATAATATAAGGAGTTACGGATTACTAAATGTAGCGTGGTTATTGTTAGTAAAAAAGACATGAATAAACATTAAACTTGTCTACTTATAATTACGATTGGGTTGGGGCTTACAATTCTTTCTAGTGTTTGCAGCACATAAAAGTGacaaattataattttgtaaaaaaactaaagaaaaatgaaaatgttattACCTATATACTTTACTTTGGAATATACTGGTTTAATTACTAGGATGAAATATGAATTATAAATGAgttcatta is part of the Drosophila yakuba strain Tai18E2 chromosome 2R, Prin_Dyak_Tai18E2_2.1, whole genome shotgun sequence genome and encodes:
- the LOC6530176 gene encoding protein transport protein Sec61 gamma-1 subunit — encoded protein: MDKVVKFAEPGRAFAKDSIRLVKRCTKPDRKEFQKIAIATAVGFAIMGFIGFFVKLIHIPINNIIVGS